One genomic segment of Sminthopsis crassicaudata isolate SCR6 chromosome 2, ASM4859323v1, whole genome shotgun sequence includes these proteins:
- the LOC141553788 gene encoding olfactory receptor 13A1-like, giving the protein MAISNHSQVTEFILQGFSEHPKFWLPLFSCFLFLYIVALTGNGLILTVITLNPSLHSPMYFFLFNLATMDIICTSSILPKVLQGLLIEKNTISYEGCMTQLYFLIWSGSSELLLFTVMAYDRYVAICHPLHYSTMMNKTLCNVLVAGVWLICAFNSSINTGLMTRLSFCGPDVITHFFCEIPPLLLLSCTSTYVNSIMTVIADAFYGFINFILTLISYGFIISSILKIQTSKGKKRAFSTCSSHLIVVSMYYTAVFYAYITPICSYNPEKSKVAGVLYTMLSPTLNPLIYTLRNKEVKMAVRKFFLTFRK; this is encoded by the coding sequence ATGGCTATTAGTAACCATTCACAGGTGACAGAGTTCATTCTCCAGGGATTCTCTGAACACCCCAAATTTTGGCTTCCATTATTCAGTTGTTTCCTCTTCTTGTATATAGTTGCTCTCACAGGCAATGGCTTGATCCTCACAGTCATCACACTCAACCCAAGCCTCCACAGCCCCATGTACTTCTTTTTGTTCAACTTGGCCACAATGGACATTATCTGTACCTCTTCCATTCTGCCCAAGGTGCTGCAAGGACTGCTCATAGAGAAGAACACTATTTCCTATGAGGGTTGCATGACCCAACTCTACTTTCTCATTTGGTCTGGTTCATCAGAACTGCTTCTTTTCACAGTCATGGCTTATGACCGCTATGTGGCCATCTGCCACCCCTTACATTACAGTACCATGATGAACAAGACACTCTGCAATGTGTTGGTAGCTGGCGTGTGGCTCATTTGTGCCTTCAATTCCTCCATAAATACTGGTCTAATGACAAGACTGTCTTTCTGTGGACCTGATGTGATTACTCATTTCTTCTGTGAGATCCCCCCTCTCTTGTTGCTCTCCTGTACTTCTACCTATGTTAACAGCATCATGACAGTCATAGCAGATGCTTTTTAtggttttataaattttattctgaCATTGATATCCTATGGTTTCATCATCTCTAGCATCCTGAAAATTCAGACatcaaagggaaagaagagagccTTCTCtacttgttcctctcatcttattGTGGTGTCCATGTATTACACAGCTGTTTTCTATGCCTATATAACTCCTATTTGTAGCTACAATCCAGAGAAGAGTAAAGTGGCTGGTGTGTTGTACACCATGTTAAGCCCAACTTTAAATCCTCTGATCTATACCCTAAGGAATAAGGAGGTCAAAATGGCTGTTAGGAAATTCTTCCTAACCTTTAGAAAGTAA
- the LOC141553789 gene encoding olfactory receptor 13A1-like — protein MAISNHSQVIEFILQGFSEHPKLRLLLFSCFFSLYVVALTGNVLIIMAIILNPSLHSPMYFFLFNLATMDIICTSSILPKVLEGLLIEKNTISYGGCMTQLYFLIWSASSELLLFTVMAYDRYVAICHPLHYSTMMNKTLCNVLAAGVWLICAFNSSIHTGLMTRLSFCGPNVITHFFCEIPPLLLLSCTSTYINSVMTVIADAFYGFINFILTLVSYGFIISSILKIQTSEGKKRAFSTCSSHLIVVSMYYTAVFYAYISPICSYNPERSKLAGVLYTMLSPTLNPLIYTLRNKEVKMALKKLFLTVRK, from the coding sequence ATGGCCATTAGTAACCACTCACAAGTGATAGAATTCATTCTCCAGGGATTCTCTGAACACCCCAAACTTCGGCTtctattattcagttgtttcttcTCCTTGTATGTGGTGGCCCTCACAGGCAATGTCCTGATCATCATGGCCATTATACTCAATCCAAGCCTCCACAGCCCCATGTACTTCTTTTTGTTTAACTTGGCTACAATGGACATTATCTGTACCTCCTCCATTCTGCCCAAAGTGCTGGAAGGACTGCTCATAGAGAAGAACACCATATCCTATGGGGGCTGCATGACTCAGCTCTATTTCCTTATTTGGTCTGCATCATCAGAACTGCTTCTTTTCACAGTCATGGCTTATGACCGCTATGTGGCCATCTGCCACCCCCTACATTACAGTACCATGATGAACAAGACACTCTGTAATGTATTGGCAGCTGGCGTGTGGCTCATTTGTGCTTTCAATTCCTCTATCCATACTGGTCTAATGACAAGACTGTCCTTCTGTGGACCTAATGTGATTACTCATTTCTTCTGTGAGATCCCCCCTCTCTTGTTGCTCTCCTGTACTTCTACCTATATTAACAGTGTCATGACTGTTATAGCAGATGCATTTTATGGTTTCATAAATTTTATTCTGACATTGGTGTCCTATGGTTTCATCATCTCTAGCATCCTGAAAATTCAGACatcagagggaaagaagagagccTTCTCTACCTGTTCCTCTCATCTTATTGTGGTGTCCATGTATTACACAGCTGTTTTCTATGCCTATATAAGTCCTATTTGTAGCTACAATCCAGAAAGGAGTAAATTGGCTGGTGTGTTGTACACCATGTTAAGCCCAACTTTAAATCCTCTGATCTATACCCTAAGGAATAAGGAGGTCAAAATGGCCCTTAAGAAGCTCTTCCTAACTGTTAGAAAGTAA
- the LOC141553790 gene encoding olfactory receptor 13A1-like — protein sequence MAMSNYSQVTEFILQGFSEHPKLRLLLFSCFFSLYVVALTGNVLIITVIKLNSSLHSPMYLFLFNLATMDIMCTSSILPKVLQGLLIEKNTISYEGCMTQLYFLIWSGSSELLLFTVMAYDRYVAICHPLHYSTMMNKTLCNVLVAGMWLICAFNSSINTGLMTRLSFCGPNMITHFFCEIPPLLLLSCTSTYVNSIMAVMADIFYGLINFLLTLVSYGFIISSILKIQTSEGKKRAFSTCSSHLIVVSMYYTAVFYAYISPICSYNPERSKLAGVLYTILSPTLNPLIYTLRNKEVKMAISKLFLTFRK from the coding sequence ATGGCCATGAGTAACTACTCACAGGTGACAGAGTTCATTCTCCAGGGATTCTCTGAACACCCCAAACTCCGGCTcctattattcagttgtttctttTCCTTGTATGTAGTGGCCCTCACAGGTAATGTACTGATCATCACAGTCATCAAACTTAACTCAAGCCTCCATAGCCCcatgtacctttttttgtttaaCTTGGCTACAATGGACATTATGTGTACCTCCTCCATTCTGCCCAAGGTGCTGCAAGGACTGCTCATAGAGAAGAACACTATTTCCTATGAGGGTTGCATGACCCAACTCTACTTTCTCATTTGGTCTGGATCATCAGAACTGCTTCTTTTCACAGTCATGGCTTATGACCGCTATGTGGCCATCTGCCACCCCCTACATTACAGTACCATGATGAACAAGACACTCTGCAATGTGTTGGTAGCTGGCATGTGGCTCATTTGTGCCTTCAATTCCTCCATAAATACTGGTCTAATGACACGACTATCTTTCTGTGGACCTAATATGATTACTCATTTCTTCTGTGAGATCCCCCCTCTCTTGTTGCTCTCCTGTACTTCTACCTATGTTAACAGCATTATGGCAGTCATGGCAGatatattttatggtttgataAATTTTCTTCTGACATTGGTGTCCTATGGTTTCATCATCTCTAGCATCCTGAAAATCCAGACatcagagggaaagaagagagccTTCTCTACCTGTTCTTCTCATCTTATTGTGGTGTCCATGTATTACACAGCTGTTTTCTATGCCTATATAAGTCCTATTTGTAGCTACAATCCAGAGAGGAGTAAATTGGCTGGTGTGTTGTACACCATCTTAAGCCCAACTTTAAATCCTTTGATTTATACCCTAAGAAACAAGGAGGTCAAAATGGCCATTAGCAAGCTCTTTCTAACTTTTAGAAAGTAA